From one bacterium genomic stretch:
- a CDS encoding HIT domain-containing protein: MNKKEIIWAPWRMGYILGIKKDKCFLCESINSKKNEYVIYKRQYSFIIMNIFPYNNGHIMIAPVRHLKNLEDLKEEELNEIGQLIKISVKVLKKVLKPDGFNIGLNIGKVSGAGLEEHIHIHIVPRWQGDTNFMPVISNTKVIPQSLKELSKILKKEFKNEK; the protein is encoded by the coding sequence ATGAATAAAAAAGAAATAATCTGGGCTCCGTGGAGAATGGGGTATATTTTAGGAATTAAAAAAGATAAATGTTTCCTCTGTGAAAGTATAAATTCAAAGAAAAACGAGTATGTTATTTATAAAAGACAATATAGTTTTATAATAATGAATATTTTTCCTTACAATAATGGACATATAATGATTGCTCCTGTAAGACATTTAAAAAATCTGGAAGACCTAAAAGAAGAGGAGTTAAATGAAATTGGACAATTGATAAAAATTTCAGTGAAAGTTTTGAAAAAAGTTTTAAAACCTGATGGATTTAATATTGGTTTAAATATTGGTAAAGTTTCAGGAGCAGGATTGGAAGAACATATTCATATTCATATTGTTCCCAGATGGCAGGGTGATACAAATTTTATGCCTGTTATTTCAAATACTAAAGTAATTCCTCAATCACTAAAAGAACTCTCAAAAATACTTAAAAAAGAGTTTAAAAATGAAAAGTGA